The Numida meleagris isolate 19003 breed g44 Domestic line chromosome 12, NumMel1.0, whole genome shotgun sequence genome includes a window with the following:
- the PANK3 gene encoding pantothenate kinase 3 isoform X1, which translates to MKIKDAKKPSFPWFGMDIGGTLVKLAYFEPIDITAEEEQEEVESLKSIRKYLTSNVAYGSTGIRDVHLELKDLTIFGRRGNLHFIRFPTHDLPTFIQMGRDKNFSTLHTVLCATGGGAYKFEEDFRTIGNLQLHKLDELDCLVKGLLYIDSVSFNGQAECYYFENASEPERCQKMPFNLDDPYPLLVVNIGSGVSILSVHSKDNYKRVTGTSLGGGTFLGLCSLLTGCESFEEALEMASKGDSTHADKLVRDIYGGDYERFGLPGWAVASSFGNMIYKEKRETVSKEDLARAILVTITNNIGSIARMCAVNEKINRVVFVGNFLRVNTLSMKLLAYALDYWSKGQLKALFLEHEGYFGAVGALLGLPNFS; encoded by the exons CGTTTCCATGGTTTGGCATGGACATTGGGGGAACTTTGGTGAAACTTGCTTATTTCGAACCCATCGATATCACTGCGGAGGAGGAGCAAGAGGAAGTTGAAAGCTTGAAGAGCATCCGCAAATACCTGACTTCCAACGTAGCCTATGGATCCACTGGCATTCGAGACGTCCACCTCGAGCTGAAAGACTTAACGATTTTCGGTCGGAGAGGAAACTTGCACTTTATTCGATTTCCAACTCATGATTTGCCTACTTTTATCCAAATGGGAAGAGATAAGAACTTTTCCACGCTGCATACGGTGCTCTGTGCCACGGGAGGCGGCGCTTACAAGTTTGAGGAAGACTTTCGCACG attgGAAACCTCCAGCTGCACAAACTGGATGAGCTTGACTGCCTTGTCAAAGGCTTGTTGTACATAGACTCCGTCAGCTTCAACGGCCAGGCAGAGTGCTATTACTTTGAAAATGCCTCAGAACCTGAGCGATGCCAGAAGATGCCTTTTAACCTGGATGACCCGTATCCGTTGCTGGTTGTTAACATTGGTTCAGGAGTCAGTATTTTATCAGTCCATTCCAAAGACAACTATAAGAGAGTAACTGGAACGAG tCTAGGTGGAGGAACCTTTCTTGGTTTATGCAGTTTGTTGACAGGCTGTGAAAGTTTTGAAGAAGCCTTGGAAATGGCATCCAAAGGAGACAGCACACATGCTGACAAGCTGGTTCGAGATATTTATGGGGGAGACTATGAAAGATTTGGCTTGCCAGGATGGGCTGTAGCATCCAG TTTTGGGAATATGATCtacaaagagaagagagagactgTTAGTAAAGAAGATCTTGCCAGAGCCATATTGGTCACCATCACCAATAACATTGGGTCCATTGCCCGGATGTGTGCAGTAAATGAG aaaataaatagagttGTGTTTGTTGGCAATTTTTTACGTGTGAATACTTTGTCAATGAAGCTTCTTGCGTATGCACTGGATTACTGGTCGAAAGGCCAGCTGAAGGCCTTGTTCCTAGAACACGAG GGCTACTTTGGAGCTGTTGGTGCTCTTCTTGGGCTGCCTAATTTCAGTTGA
- the PANK3 gene encoding pantothenate kinase 3 isoform X2 → MKIKDAKKPSFPWFGMDIGGTLVKLAYFEPIDITAEEEQEEVESLKSIRKYLTSNVAYGSTGIRDVHLELKDLTIFGRRGNLHFIRFPTHDLPTFIQMGRDKNFSTLHTVLCATGGGAYKFEEDFRTIGNLQLHKLDELDCLVKGLLYIDSVSFNGQAECYYFENASEPERCQKMPFNLDDPYPLLVVNIGSGVSILSVHSKDNYKRVTGTSLGGGTFLGLCSLLTGCESFEEALEMASKGDSTHADKLVRDIYGGDYERFGLPGWAVASSFGNMIYKEKRETVSKEDLARAILVTITNNIGSIARMCAVNEVFDKYSRLQHETSGSSCLAHSSAGRPQLAARIRQREQQCAASRAARPAYAMSMA, encoded by the exons CGTTTCCATGGTTTGGCATGGACATTGGGGGAACTTTGGTGAAACTTGCTTATTTCGAACCCATCGATATCACTGCGGAGGAGGAGCAAGAGGAAGTTGAAAGCTTGAAGAGCATCCGCAAATACCTGACTTCCAACGTAGCCTATGGATCCACTGGCATTCGAGACGTCCACCTCGAGCTGAAAGACTTAACGATTTTCGGTCGGAGAGGAAACTTGCACTTTATTCGATTTCCAACTCATGATTTGCCTACTTTTATCCAAATGGGAAGAGATAAGAACTTTTCCACGCTGCATACGGTGCTCTGTGCCACGGGAGGCGGCGCTTACAAGTTTGAGGAAGACTTTCGCACG attgGAAACCTCCAGCTGCACAAACTGGATGAGCTTGACTGCCTTGTCAAAGGCTTGTTGTACATAGACTCCGTCAGCTTCAACGGCCAGGCAGAGTGCTATTACTTTGAAAATGCCTCAGAACCTGAGCGATGCCAGAAGATGCCTTTTAACCTGGATGACCCGTATCCGTTGCTGGTTGTTAACATTGGTTCAGGAGTCAGTATTTTATCAGTCCATTCCAAAGACAACTATAAGAGAGTAACTGGAACGAG tCTAGGTGGAGGAACCTTTCTTGGTTTATGCAGTTTGTTGACAGGCTGTGAAAGTTTTGAAGAAGCCTTGGAAATGGCATCCAAAGGAGACAGCACACATGCTGACAAGCTGGTTCGAGATATTTATGGGGGAGACTATGAAAGATTTGGCTTGCCAGGATGGGCTGTAGCATCCAG TTTTGGGAATATGATCtacaaagagaagagagagactgTTAGTAAAGAAGATCTTGCCAGAGCCATATTGGTCACCATCACCAATAACATTGGGTCCATTGCCCGGATGTGTGCAGTAAATGAG GTCTTTGACAAGTATTCCAGGCTACAGCATGAAACATCTGGTAGCAGTTGCCTTGCGCACAGCAGTGCGGGGCGTCCCCAGCTCGCAGCCAGGATCCggcagagggagcagcagtgTGCGGCCAGCAGGGCTGCTCGGCCAG CTTATGCAATGAGCATGGCCTAG